The DNA segment agctgagttaactaacttaagaaaatatattaagtcagcttaattaaaatcgAAAAAGTttcattagttcctaacccccctggaactaatcacacgggaccaacaagtggtatcagagctatatAGCTCAAtattcaaagatttaacaatcttgagctgatcccgataaatggctgagaacagcactcgtttccttcccgggaatcaaacaacacagatactccctgagggattattaATTAgtcgacctcccctattctttggatccaattatacattctggaagaataggatgaagaactttattcaagccacaaatatgagtgcatggcttgcaatagttcaaggcccatatatGCCATATAAAtttgttgacaatgagaaaattgttaagagtgaaactgagtggtcagaagatgaccttaaaaaattacaatacaatgcttcggctatcaatatgcttcactgtgcgttagatgctgcagaatacaataaaatttcaggttgcgagtcagcacaagaaatttggaaaaagcttgaagtaacctacgaaggtacaagcaaggtcaaggaatcaaaggtgaaccaacatatgagattatacgagctgttcgagatgaacgacaatgaggacatctccgaaatgaatgctagattcaccaacattataaatgagctaaagaggctcggcaagaacttcactgaagaagagaaggtgaagaaaattctgagaagcttaccaaagagttggcaagctaagaaaactccCGTAGAGgaggctcaagacttgaccacatataaatatgacgagctgatcggatctctgctgactcatgagatctctaggaaaaattttgaagcaaaagaaaagttagaagacaagaaacaaaaatcacttgtcatgaaagctgactcaaccgaagctgactcattggacgatgaggaaatggccatgttcacaaggaagatgaagaagctattcagaaagaatgaaaagaacagcaagaggccattcagaagaggcgaCAGGTACAAAGTTGAGTCCAGTGAGaaatacaaaaaggatagctccaaatctgtcacatgctttgagtgccatcaaactaggcacattaagtcaagctgccctaatctaaagaaagacaagaaaggaagcaaaaaggcaatggtagccacatggagtgacaatgATGACTCAACATCGTCAGAagctgaagccactgagtcggcaaacatatgctttatggcCGATGAcactgctgaccacactcaatctgagcatgctgacctctctgaagaatctgaacaagaggaatactcaaatgtggtaacatccttacacttgcttagaagagaaatggttaacgccctgagtgatttatatacactaactaac comes from the Euphorbia lathyris chromosome 5, ddEupLath1.1, whole genome shotgun sequence genome and includes:
- the LOC136229760 gene encoding PWWP domain-containing protein 3-like, yielding MAENSTRFLPGNQTTQILPEGLLISRPPLFFGSNYTFWKNRMKNFIQATNMSAWLAIVQGPYMPYKFVDNEKIVKSETEWSEDDLKKLQYNASAINMLHCALDAAEYNKISGCESAQEIWKKLEVTYEGTSKVKESKVNQHMRLYELFEMNDNEDISEMNARFTNIINELKRLGKNFTEEEKVKKILRSLPKSWQAKKTPVEEAQDLTTYKYDELIGSLLTHEISRKNFEAKEKLEDKKQKSLVMKADSTEADSLDDEEMAMFTRKMKKLFRKNEKNSKRPFRRGDRYKVESSEKYKKDSSKSVTCFECHQTRHIKSSCPNLKKDKKGSKKAMVATWSDNDDSTSSEAEATESANICFMADDTADHTQSEHADLSEESEQEEYSNVIFISLTLQIPKPLKESLIMSDSQNLSGGDYDKNHSDENPKSHPQQEFSETPTKGQGQHDQTPSKSPQADLVTSSKKKKKKKDKQPKEKVFLKVYKSVKNHKGKEAIEENEEEVDEVQDVQPKEGKNTMAEPADQAKREKKRKAIQTCSKDVDAVPKKIRVVSKGKKIDAEQTQDTPKSVEKRKRQVEPEEESEQTPEQPLQKKQKKKKSSELSPIDAAPLGFIPADQDEEELDNLGGQFDAEETTNVEQHEAKKLRRLKKKAQKSPVIDLLGDSPLRDPITDLSDMQFQFFSNPTEPSPQELQKKQASVTHPEEQAKTPENPIPAEQELEVQAAQSEKHAKENPAQPELTPPAPTQTNIE